One genomic region from Burkholderia latens encodes:
- a CDS encoding phage tail protein I: MNKPAVSLLPPNATVLERRLAEANADVLDIPVEIDTLMDPDRIPLRFLPWLAWHMGVDTWRDEWPEQVKRARVKSAIRIARKKGTAEAVRDVCASFGANVVMREWFEKTPRGVPGTFEIVMTVGTRDGVPATAQYVNDIRAEVDRAKRGTAHYTFTQGFGMHGPIGVACGVRAAVYRRLSLTD; encoded by the coding sequence ATGAATAAGCCGGCCGTCTCCCTGCTGCCGCCGAACGCGACCGTGCTCGAGCGGCGCCTGGCCGAAGCCAACGCGGACGTGCTCGACATCCCGGTCGAAATCGACACGCTGATGGACCCCGATCGAATCCCGCTGCGCTTCCTGCCCTGGCTCGCCTGGCACATGGGCGTCGATACCTGGCGCGATGAATGGCCCGAACAGGTGAAGCGCGCGCGTGTGAAATCCGCGATCCGGATCGCTCGCAAAAAGGGCACGGCCGAGGCCGTGCGCGACGTGTGCGCGTCGTTCGGTGCGAACGTCGTGATGCGTGAGTGGTTCGAGAAAACGCCGCGCGGCGTGCCGGGCACGTTCGAGATCGTGATGACGGTCGGTACGCGTGACGGCGTGCCGGCCACCGCGCAGTACGTCAACGACATCCGCGCCGAGGTCGATCGCGCGAAGCGAGGCACCGCCCACTACACCTTCACGCAAGGCTTCGGCATGCATGGCCCGATCGGCGTCGCATGTGGCGTGCGCGCAGCCGTCTATCGCCGCCTCTCTCTCACGGACTAA
- a CDS encoding putative holin, protein MAEPISTSSATVAALGVATLSLFPGVDANVVMGAFAGSLLFVMTAADPSIPKRIAFFVISFVAGCLTAELFAAALDAVLPARVEVHAGIGALIASALVVKLLLWLIAQADAPDRLLNVFKGREK, encoded by the coding sequence ATGGCTGAACCTATTTCCACGTCGTCCGCGACGGTCGCGGCGCTCGGCGTCGCCACACTGTCGCTGTTTCCCGGCGTCGACGCCAACGTCGTCATGGGCGCGTTCGCCGGCTCGCTGCTGTTCGTGATGACGGCCGCCGATCCGTCGATCCCAAAGCGCATCGCGTTCTTCGTGATCTCGTTCGTCGCCGGGTGCCTCACGGCCGAGCTGTTCGCCGCCGCGCTCGACGCGGTGCTGCCGGCCCGCGTCGAGGTGCACGCCGGCATCGGCGCGCTGATCGCATCTGCGCTCGTCGTGAAACTGCTGCTGTGGTTGATCGCCCAGGCCGACGCGCCCGATCGGCTGCTGAACGTGTTCAAGGGGAGGGAAAAGTGA
- a CDS encoding phage baseplate assembly protein V, whose product MDDFADLNRRIESLLREAAVIEVDHDARRVRVESGGLQTDWIRWLAQRTGDSIVWDPPSIGEPGLLLCPSGEPTTGLFLPGVYCDDHDAPSSSPTQHVRVYRDGARVDYDFGAHALTARLPAGATVHVVAPGSVTVETNTATVKAQSVTLDADDTTVTGSLLVKGPLTFESGATGKGGGGAGGGGPVIEIQGSAHFTGTVTADVDVKSRDVSLVEHPHQAQGEFAKTSTPIPGGA is encoded by the coding sequence ATGGATGATTTTGCTGACCTGAACCGCCGCATCGAGAGCCTGCTTCGCGAAGCCGCCGTGATCGAAGTCGACCACGACGCGCGCCGCGTACGTGTGGAATCCGGCGGCCTGCAAACCGACTGGATTCGCTGGCTCGCGCAACGCACCGGGGACAGCATCGTTTGGGACCCACCGTCGATCGGCGAGCCGGGTCTGCTCCTCTGCCCGTCCGGCGAACCGACCACGGGCCTCTTTCTCCCCGGCGTGTATTGCGACGATCACGACGCGCCCAGCTCGAGCCCGACGCAACACGTGCGCGTGTACCGCGACGGCGCACGTGTCGACTACGACTTCGGCGCGCACGCGCTCACCGCCAGGCTTCCGGCCGGCGCCACCGTGCACGTCGTCGCGCCCGGCAGCGTCACGGTCGAAACGAATACCGCGACCGTCAAGGCACAATCCGTCACGCTCGACGCCGACGACACGACCGTTACGGGCTCGCTGCTCGTGAAGGGACCGCTCACGTTCGAATCGGGCGCGACCGGCAAGGGCGGGGGCGGCGCCGGCGGTGGCGGCCCTGTGATCGAGATTCAGGGCAGCGCGCACTTCACGGGCACCGTGACTGCTGACGTCGACGTGAAGTCGCGGGACGTCAGCCTGGTAGAGCATCCGCACCAGGCCCAGGGCGAATTCGCCAAGACTTCGACACCGATCCCAGGTGGCGCATGA
- a CDS encoding phage holin family protein: protein MLTTVYVLLCAALALRLVTFRRGTSTHRPLAACLAYTIAVAAGAAPIRATFGMLPPANLADTVLVGVLCLAVYGVRGNIVELFHRGNPRDSLIARVLQFKVWGRHV from the coding sequence ATGCTCACGACCGTCTATGTGCTGCTGTGCGCGGCGCTCGCGCTGCGCCTCGTGACCTTCCGCCGTGGCACGAGCACGCACCGGCCGCTCGCGGCATGCCTGGCGTACACGATCGCGGTCGCCGCCGGTGCCGCGCCGATCCGCGCCACGTTTGGCATGCTGCCGCCGGCGAATCTCGCCGACACGGTGCTGGTCGGCGTCCTGTGCCTCGCCGTGTACGGCGTTCGCGGCAACATCGTCGAGCTGTTCCATCGTGGCAACCCGCGCGACTCCCTGATCGCGCGCGTGCTGCAATTCAAGGTGTGGGGGCGCCATGTATAA
- a CDS encoding phage tail protein translates to MKKPDSLRAALTAALPEFARAPDRLHVFIEHGSIAVTAAKSLSFEYAYTLDIVVTDYAGDADHLMVPIIAWLKIHQPELLLNRDLCRDGFKFQAELLDNGKSDVEILLKLTERVGVVERPDGYEIRHFGEPPIAGT, encoded by the coding sequence ATGAAGAAGCCCGATAGCCTGCGCGCGGCGCTCACTGCCGCCCTGCCCGAGTTCGCGCGCGCTCCCGACCGGCTGCACGTCTTCATCGAACACGGATCGATCGCCGTCACCGCTGCGAAGTCGCTGTCGTTCGAATACGCCTACACGCTCGACATCGTCGTGACGGACTACGCCGGCGATGCGGATCACCTGATGGTGCCGATCATCGCCTGGCTGAAGATCCACCAGCCCGAGCTGCTGCTCAACCGCGACCTCTGCCGCGACGGGTTCAAGTTCCAGGCCGAGCTGCTCGACAACGGCAAATCGGACGTCGAGATCCTGCTGAAGCTAACCGAGCGTGTCGGCGTGGTGGAGCGGCCAGACGGCTACGAGATTCGCCACTTCGGCGAGCCGCCGATCGCGGGGACCTGA
- a CDS encoding GPO family capsid scaffolding protein: protein MAQDAKKTKFFRIATEGATTDGRTIDRAMLEQMASSYDPKTYGARINMEHIRGYTPDSTFRAYGDVIALKAEEQDGKMRLLAQLSPTKDLVALTTEQRQKVYTSMEVDPDFAGTGEAYLVGLAVTDNPASLGTEMLQFSAKHKAYDARKQRPENLFSAAIEADIEIEDEDAPPRTGDAGKSLFSKVRGLLNRKEATDDQRFSDLSQSVVALAESQSQVLEQLEKFNTNVDELKRAQKDGEKRHSELVQKLSRTDSSPQQRPTSTGSDNGAQTDC from the coding sequence ATGGCACAGGACGCAAAGAAGACGAAGTTTTTCCGAATCGCGACCGAAGGCGCGACGACGGACGGCCGCACGATCGATCGCGCGATGCTCGAACAGATGGCGAGCAGCTACGACCCGAAAACGTACGGCGCACGCATCAACATGGAACACATTCGCGGCTACACCCCGGATAGCACATTCCGCGCGTATGGCGACGTGATCGCGCTCAAGGCAGAAGAACAGGACGGAAAGATGCGCCTGCTCGCGCAACTCTCGCCGACCAAGGATCTGGTCGCGCTGACCACCGAGCAGCGGCAGAAGGTCTACACGTCGATGGAAGTCGATCCCGATTTCGCCGGCACGGGAGAGGCGTACCTGGTCGGTCTCGCCGTCACCGACAACCCGGCGAGCCTCGGCACGGAAATGTTGCAGTTCAGTGCGAAGCACAAAGCGTACGACGCACGGAAGCAGCGCCCGGAAAACCTCTTCAGCGCCGCCATCGAAGCCGACATCGAGATCGAGGACGAGGACGCACCGCCGCGTACCGGTGATGCCGGCAAGTCACTGTTCTCGAAGGTACGCGGCCTGCTGAACCGCAAGGAAGCGACCGACGACCAGCGCTTTTCCGACCTTTCGCAATCGGTCGTCGCGCTCGCAGAGAGCCAGAGCCAGGTGCTCGAGCAACTCGAGAAATTCAACACGAACGTTGACGAGCTGAAGCGCGCGCAGAAGGACGGCGAGAAGCGACACAGCGAGCTGGTCCAGAAGCTTTCGCGCACCGACAGCAGCCCGCAACAGCGGCCGACGTCGACGGGCAGCGACAACGGGGCGCAGACCGACTGCTAA
- a CDS encoding N-acetylmuramidase domain-containing protein, translated as MYKTLRLGDRGADVSYLQRQLIAAGARLDTDAIYGSATRNAVVAFQATHGLVADGIAGPKTRSTLSAGRRDPRHLTDADLQRAADRLQVDIAAVRAVNEVESKGAGFLPDGRPVILYERHIMYRQLAAAGLDADALAAKYPALVNPKRGGYAGDAAEYARLASASQISAACALEATSWGAFQIMGFHWKALGYPDVFAFVDAMKVSEAEQLEAFVRFVLADKVMLAALRGKKWAKFAELYNGKAYAEHLYDVKLERAFDRYSRAAA; from the coding sequence ATGTATAAAACCCTGCGCCTCGGCGACCGCGGCGCCGATGTCAGCTACCTGCAGCGCCAGCTCATCGCAGCCGGCGCGCGCCTCGACACCGACGCAATCTACGGCAGCGCAACCCGTAACGCCGTGGTGGCGTTCCAGGCCACGCACGGGCTGGTCGCAGACGGCATCGCCGGCCCGAAGACCCGGTCGACGCTCTCGGCCGGCCGGCGCGATCCGCGCCACCTCACCGACGCCGACCTGCAGCGCGCGGCTGATCGGCTGCAGGTCGATATCGCGGCCGTGCGTGCCGTCAATGAGGTGGAATCGAAAGGCGCCGGGTTCCTGCCTGACGGCCGGCCCGTGATCCTGTACGAGCGGCACATCATGTATCGCCAGCTCGCGGCGGCCGGCCTGGACGCGGATGCGCTCGCGGCGAAGTATCCGGCCCTGGTCAACCCGAAGCGCGGCGGCTACGCCGGCGACGCGGCGGAATACGCGCGCCTGGCGAGCGCATCGCAAATTTCGGCCGCCTGCGCCCTCGAAGCGACGAGCTGGGGCGCGTTTCAAATCATGGGCTTCCACTGGAAGGCGCTCGGCTATCCGGACGTGTTCGCGTTCGTCGACGCGATGAAGGTCAGCGAGGCCGAGCAGCTCGAGGCATTCGTCCGCTTCGTCCTGGCCGACAAGGTAATGCTCGCCGCGCTGCGCGGTAAGAAGTGGGCAAAGTTCGCCGAGCTGTACAACGGCAAGGCTTACGCAGAGCACCTGTACGACGTGAAGCTCGAACGGGCCTTCGATCGCTACAGCCGGGCGGCCGCGTGA
- a CDS encoding baseplate J/gp47 family protein, producing MRTTPIDLSQLPAPDIVDELDYETILAEKKARLVSLYPKEQQDEIAATLELESEPMVKLLQEGAYEKMLLLALMNEKARGILLAYAKRTTLEHIGALFDVDRLLISPGDPDQGIDPVYEDDDSLRERIQLAPRGFSVAGPDDAYVFHARAADGRVKAATAYSPSPCVMIVTILSREGDGTASQELINIVDKALEKKRPQADEVIVQSAKIVPYAIRATLRFFNGPDRAVALAEARKKTQQFTDSMHRPGSEVTLDGLYASMRVAGVQKVLLDTPAEGVPIAIDQAPYCTGIELTDGGVADE from the coding sequence ATGAGAACGACGCCGATAGACCTGTCGCAACTCCCGGCACCGGACATCGTCGACGAACTCGACTACGAAACGATCCTGGCCGAGAAGAAAGCCCGATTGGTCTCCCTGTACCCGAAGGAACAGCAGGACGAGATCGCGGCCACGCTCGAGCTCGAATCGGAGCCGATGGTGAAGCTGCTGCAGGAAGGCGCGTACGAAAAAATGCTGCTGCTCGCGCTCATGAACGAGAAGGCACGCGGCATCCTGCTCGCGTACGCGAAGCGCACCACGCTCGAGCACATCGGCGCCCTGTTCGACGTCGACCGTCTGCTGATCTCGCCGGGTGATCCCGATCAGGGAATCGATCCTGTCTACGAGGACGACGACAGCCTGCGCGAGCGCATCCAGCTCGCGCCGCGCGGCTTCTCGGTCGCAGGCCCTGACGACGCATACGTGTTCCATGCGCGCGCCGCTGACGGACGCGTAAAAGCGGCGACCGCCTACAGCCCGTCGCCGTGCGTGATGATCGTCACGATCCTGTCGCGTGAAGGCGACGGCACGGCGAGCCAGGAGCTGATCAACATCGTCGACAAGGCGCTCGAGAAGAAGCGGCCGCAGGCAGACGAGGTCATCGTGCAAAGCGCGAAGATCGTCCCGTACGCGATCCGCGCAACGCTGCGATTCTTCAACGGCCCGGATCGAGCGGTTGCACTTGCCGAAGCGCGGAAGAAGACGCAGCAATTCACTGACTCAATGCATCGGCCGGGTTCCGAGGTCACGTTGGACGGTCTGTACGCGTCGATGCGCGTCGCCGGCGTCCAAAAGGTGCTGCTCGACACGCCGGCCGAAGGCGTGCCGATCGCGATCGACCAGGCGCCGTACTGCACGGGGATAGAGCTGACGGACGGTGGGGTGGCCGATGAATAA
- a CDS encoding head completion/stabilization protein: protein MSFVSTPPLPRAPADAEPAKPIKNDPFYPDVSLEHARDTMRLDGSITDARLRHELLAAIAEVNDELRSARAAWRDSGITCLADAPADQLDGESVRLQHYRRAVYCLAKATLIERYRDYDTTGDGARRADELEPQGDELRRDARWAISDIISRPRVTVELI from the coding sequence ATGTCCTTTGTCTCGACCCCGCCGCTGCCGCGTGCGCCGGCGGATGCGGAACCCGCAAAGCCGATCAAGAACGACCCGTTCTATCCGGATGTGTCGCTCGAGCACGCGCGCGACACGATGCGCCTCGACGGGTCGATCACCGACGCCCGTCTGCGGCACGAGCTGCTCGCCGCGATCGCCGAGGTAAACGACGAGCTGCGCAGCGCACGCGCGGCGTGGCGCGATTCCGGCATCACCTGCCTGGCCGACGCGCCAGCCGACCAGCTCGACGGCGAAAGCGTACGGCTGCAGCACTACCGGCGCGCGGTGTATTGCCTGGCGAAGGCGACGCTCATCGAGCGGTACCGCGACTACGACACGACAGGCGACGGCGCACGCCGCGCAGACGAGCTCGAGCCCCAGGGCGACGAGCTGCGCCGTGATGCCCGCTGGGCCATCAGCGACATCATCAGCCGCCCTCGCGTGACGGTGGAGCTGATCTGA
- a CDS encoding tail protein X, giving the protein MHVRALQGETIDALCWRVLGRTRGVVEAVLDLNRDLAQYGPILPHGLLVELPDEVPQAAQSGAERLQLWD; this is encoded by the coding sequence ATGCACGTGCGGGCGCTCCAGGGGGAAACCATCGACGCCCTTTGCTGGCGCGTGCTCGGCCGCACGCGCGGCGTCGTCGAAGCGGTGCTCGACCTCAACCGGGACCTGGCGCAGTACGGCCCGATCCTGCCTCACGGGCTGCTCGTCGAGCTGCCCGACGAAGTACCGCAAGCGGCGCAATCCGGCGCCGAGCGGCTCCAGTTATGGGACTGA
- a CDS encoding ATP-binding protein, which produces MAIFGYDDSTAFGLKLNSVVSPAQPIQSIEHLFGRSNELERIRQALFAPGRHSFIYGDRGVGKSSLAATAANLYQSADAAFIDVSGGPDATLRSIVSNIAIQATKTSRLTKKKTTTSLGAEWRFFKVGKTVETSSVDLRSEIVTLADAVELLREVAAIHSDLPVVVLDEFDRIQSPEERALFGDLLKQLGDKKVALKFIFTGVGDSIEELLGAHPSAIRQLDTLELPKLSWDARWDIPRKVAETFGLTLDREIYIRIAAVSDGYPYYAHLITEKMMWDVFNDSQVIHAIEQRHYLGGLHSAIAGISAELQRPYMMALNQRSGDYEEILWSTADSEYLDRYLAQMFSSYEHIMRQRPQEEAIDYKKYAARIRKLKSPSCGEILVSHPTKPGLYTYREKMLRGYVRMQAEAHGIELAGEKIPQSEKPTMHVRSSAGRGYYGPSVPAGIHLGRQRRKESGD; this is translated from the coding sequence ATGGCTATATTTGGCTACGACGATTCAACTGCATTCGGCCTGAAGCTGAACAGCGTGGTTTCCCCTGCTCAGCCAATACAATCTATAGAGCATCTGTTCGGGCGTTCGAACGAACTGGAGCGCATCCGGCAGGCACTTTTTGCCCCTGGTCGACACTCGTTCATTTACGGTGATCGAGGCGTTGGAAAGTCCTCTCTAGCAGCCACCGCCGCGAACCTGTATCAAAGCGCCGACGCTGCGTTTATCGACGTCTCAGGGGGACCGGACGCGACGCTACGGAGCATCGTCAGCAATATTGCTATCCAAGCTACGAAAACTAGCCGGCTTACAAAGAAAAAGACGACGACATCACTTGGAGCGGAGTGGCGATTCTTCAAAGTTGGCAAGACGGTCGAGACAAGCTCCGTCGACTTGCGATCTGAAATAGTGACGTTGGCAGATGCAGTTGAGTTGCTGCGGGAGGTAGCTGCCATCCACTCTGATCTTCCAGTGGTAGTACTCGATGAATTCGATCGTATCCAGTCGCCGGAAGAGCGAGCTTTGTTCGGCGATCTTCTGAAGCAACTTGGCGATAAGAAGGTTGCACTTAAGTTTATTTTCACCGGTGTTGGCGATTCGATTGAGGAGTTGCTCGGCGCACATCCGTCAGCCATTCGGCAACTGGACACGCTAGAACTTCCGAAACTGAGCTGGGACGCGAGATGGGACATTCCGCGAAAGGTTGCTGAAACATTCGGCCTAACGCTCGACCGTGAAATCTATATTCGAATCGCCGCCGTAAGCGATGGCTACCCATACTACGCTCATCTGATAACCGAGAAGATGATGTGGGACGTATTCAACGACTCACAGGTAATACATGCGATCGAGCAGCGACACTATCTCGGCGGGTTACATAGTGCGATTGCCGGCATTTCTGCAGAGCTGCAGCGTCCATACATGATGGCGCTCAACCAAAGAAGCGGGGATTATGAAGAAATCCTTTGGTCAACGGCTGATTCTGAATACCTTGATCGATATCTTGCCCAGATGTTCTCCTCGTACGAGCACATAATGCGGCAACGACCACAGGAAGAAGCCATTGACTACAAAAAATACGCGGCTCGTATTCGCAAGTTGAAAAGCCCGTCGTGCGGGGAAATTCTTGTTTCGCATCCGACGAAGCCCGGCCTGTACACCTACCGGGAAAAGATGCTCAGAGGTTATGTCCGTATGCAGGCCGAAGCGCATGGGATCGAACTGGCTGGCGAAAAGATCCCCCAATCGGAGAAGCCAACGATGCACGTTAGATCGAGCGCCGGACGCGGCTACTACGGCCCCTCCGTCCCTGCCGGCATTCACCTTGGAAGGCAACGACGTAAAGAGTCTGGCGACTAG
- a CDS encoding terminase endonuclease subunit, translated as MTNPFRQHFQRTVAATAARGTPASVGGLRDDSAYTLMLAQLDEHRRALKAVESLERKADLKRQFLPAYDAWVAGVLQGAAGAQDDVLMTIMVWRVDVGDYQGALEIGAYALRHALPLPDQYKRSTPCLLVEEFAEAALRAHRAGDAIQVEPLVEIEQLTATADMPDEVRAKLHKAIGYGLSAPDPARALDHLRRALQLFANVGVKKDIERLERELKNSATGGQSGPGG; from the coding sequence ATGACGAACCCGTTCCGCCAACACTTCCAGCGCACCGTCGCGGCTACGGCCGCACGCGGCACGCCAGCGAGTGTCGGCGGGCTGCGCGACGACTCGGCTTATACGCTGATGCTCGCGCAGCTCGACGAACACCGCCGCGCGCTGAAGGCTGTCGAGTCGCTCGAGCGCAAGGCCGATCTGAAGCGTCAGTTTCTGCCCGCATACGACGCGTGGGTCGCGGGTGTGCTTCAAGGCGCGGCCGGCGCGCAGGACGACGTGCTGATGACGATCATGGTCTGGCGCGTCGATGTCGGCGATTACCAGGGCGCGCTCGAGATCGGCGCGTACGCGCTGCGGCACGCTCTTCCGCTACCCGACCAGTACAAGCGCAGCACGCCGTGCCTGCTCGTCGAGGAATTCGCCGAGGCCGCGCTGCGCGCCCATCGCGCTGGCGATGCCATCCAGGTCGAACCACTCGTCGAGATCGAGCAGCTCACGGCAACCGCCGACATGCCCGACGAAGTACGCGCGAAGCTGCACAAGGCGATCGGCTACGGCCTCTCCGCTCCCGATCCTGCGCGTGCCCTCGACCACCTACGCCGCGCGTTGCAGCTCTTCGCGAACGTGGGTGTGAAGAAAGACATCGAGCGGCTCGAGCGCGAGCTGAAGAATTCCGCCACCGGGGGCCAGTCCGGCCCCGGTGGCTGA
- a CDS encoding phage major capsid protein, P2 family produces MRNTTREQYNRYLARIQELNGISDATKKFSVAPSVQQTLETKIQESSAFLGRINIHGVEEMEGEKIGLGVSGPIASRTDTTKRARETRDVSALDSQKYRCEKTNYDTHIRYQQLDAWAKFPDFQARLRDSIIVRQALDRIMIGWNGVKVADDTDLATNPLLQDVNIGWLQQYRNNAKQRVFSGVKIGKGEEFKNLDAVVSLARNEFLDPWYAEDPNLVVICGRELLQDKYFPLINQAQPSTETLATDIVVSQKRVGNLPAVSVPYFPPHALMVTRLDNLSIYWQTSARRRSLKEVPERDRIENYESSNDAYVIEQYGAGCVVEDIQFADAAPAAPQGGA; encoded by the coding sequence ATGCGGAACACTACCCGCGAGCAGTACAACCGGTATCTGGCTCGCATCCAGGAACTGAACGGCATCAGCGATGCCACGAAGAAGTTTTCGGTCGCGCCGAGCGTGCAGCAAACGCTCGAAACCAAGATTCAGGAATCGAGCGCATTCCTCGGCCGGATCAACATCCACGGCGTCGAGGAAATGGAGGGCGAGAAGATCGGCCTCGGCGTATCCGGCCCGATCGCGAGCCGCACCGATACGACCAAGCGAGCGCGTGAAACGCGCGACGTCTCCGCACTCGACAGCCAGAAATATCGTTGCGAGAAGACGAACTACGACACGCACATCCGCTATCAGCAGCTCGACGCGTGGGCGAAGTTCCCGGACTTCCAGGCGCGTCTGCGCGATTCCATCATCGTGCGTCAGGCACTCGATCGCATCATGATCGGCTGGAACGGCGTGAAGGTTGCGGACGATACCGATCTCGCCACGAACCCGCTGCTGCAGGACGTGAACATCGGCTGGCTGCAGCAGTACCGCAACAATGCGAAGCAACGCGTTTTCTCGGGCGTGAAGATCGGCAAGGGCGAGGAATTCAAGAATCTCGACGCTGTCGTTTCGCTCGCGCGCAACGAGTTCCTCGACCCGTGGTACGCCGAAGACCCGAACCTCGTCGTGATCTGCGGCCGCGAGCTGCTCCAGGACAAGTATTTCCCGCTCATCAACCAGGCGCAGCCGTCGACCGAAACGCTCGCAACCGACATCGTCGTCTCGCAGAAGCGCGTCGGCAACCTGCCGGCGGTCAGCGTGCCGTACTTCCCGCCGCACGCGCTGATGGTCACGCGCCTGGACAACCTGTCGATCTACTGGCAAACCAGCGCGCGCCGGCGCTCGCTGAAGGAAGTGCCCGAGCGCGATCGCATCGAGAACTATGAAAGCTCGAACGATGCGTACGTGATCGAGCAGTACGGCGCCGGCTGCGTGGTCGAGGACATCCAGTTCGCCGACGCTGCCCCGGCCGCTCCGCAAGGTGGCGCATGA
- a CDS encoding GPW/gp25 family protein — MIGMDARIGRAIAGQAHIEQSVADILFTPLGTRVERREYGSLLPELIDGPVNPLMRMRVMAASVMALARWEPRIQVNQMDFGSTGIDGGAVLELQGERTDGPRAGTAFSMRLPATNGRGAA, encoded by the coding sequence ATGATCGGTATGGACGCACGCATCGGCCGCGCGATCGCCGGCCAGGCCCACATCGAGCAATCCGTCGCTGACATTCTGTTCACGCCGCTCGGCACGCGCGTGGAACGCCGTGAATACGGCTCGCTGCTGCCCGAGCTGATCGACGGCCCGGTCAATCCCCTGATGCGTATGCGCGTCATGGCGGCGTCCGTGATGGCGCTGGCCCGATGGGAGCCGCGCATCCAGGTCAACCAGATGGATTTCGGCAGCACCGGCATCGACGGCGGCGCCGTGCTCGAGCTGCAAGGCGAGCGCACGGACGGCCCGCGCGCGGGCACCGCGTTCTCCATGCGCCTGCCGGCGACGAACGGGCGAGGTGCTGCATGA
- a CDS encoding phage virion morphogenesis protein, which produces MADRLSRAEDWASGLLGQLTAAQRVVLAKGLAAELRRRHSRRIAEARNPDGSRYAPRKPQARRKKGRIRRAMFAKLRTARFLKTAATADASVLHFTRQVERIARVHHEGLRDRVERNGPVVQYPVRELLGLADADIDRIADHVLDFLSR; this is translated from the coding sequence ATGGCCGATCGACTGTCCCGCGCCGAAGACTGGGCGTCCGGCCTGCTCGGCCAGCTCACGGCCGCGCAGCGCGTGGTGCTGGCGAAAGGGCTGGCCGCCGAGCTGCGCCGACGCCATTCACGGCGCATCGCCGAAGCCCGCAACCCGGACGGCAGCCGGTACGCGCCGCGCAAGCCGCAGGCTCGGCGCAAGAAGGGCCGCATCCGGCGCGCGATGTTCGCGAAGCTGCGCACCGCGCGCTTCCTCAAAACCGCCGCGACCGCAGACGCGTCGGTGCTGCATTTCACGCGCCAGGTCGAACGCATCGCGCGCGTGCACCATGAAGGTCTGCGCGATCGCGTCGAGCGCAACGGCCCGGTCGTCCAGTATCCGGTGCGCGAGCTGCTTGGCCTGGCCGATGCCGACATCGATCGTATTGCCGACCACGTACTCGATTTCCTGTCGCGGTAG